GGTTATCTGTTTTATGCAAAAAAGTTAAGTTATATATTGACTCCGCAACGGTTCGGTTTATTTGTTGGTCGCCATTCATCCCCAACTTTTTGAGAAGATGGGGTATTCTGGCGACATTGGGATAAAATTGTGTCTAGGAATTGACTATTTTAAAGCATTCAACTCCTAGGGTAAGAAATTTCAAGGATCTCTCTCGCTAGTATTTATGAGCTTTATTGCTGTTATTGATTATGATATGGGCAACCTGCACTCTGCCTGTAAGGCCTTAGAAAAAGCAGGAATTACCCCAAAAATTACTGATTCTCCTGAAGATCTGGCAAATGCTAAAGGAATTGTTTTGCCAGGGGTTGGGTCTTTTGATCCTGCGGTGCAGCATTTGCGATCGCGTCATTTGGTAGACCCCATTAAAGCGGCGATCGCTCAAGGTAAACCCTTTTTAGGCATTTGTTTAGGGTTACAGATTCTTTTTGATGGGTCGGAAGAAGGGCAAGAACCAGGTTTAGGCATTATTCCTGGGATGGTTCGTCGTTTCCATTCTGAACCGGATTTAACCATTCCTCACATGGGCTGGAATCAGTTACACTTGACACAATCGGATCTCAGTATCTGGCAAGGGTTGCCGAGGGAACCTTATGTTTATTTCGTCCATTCTTATTATGTTGATCCCATCGATCCTCAAGTGCGGGCCGCTATGATAACTCATGGCAGTCAAAGGGTGACTGCGGCGATCGCTGTTGATAATTTAATGGCGGTACAATTTCATCCAGAAAAATCCTCCGATAATGGTTTACAAATTTTGTCAAATTTTGTCAAATTAGTAAATAATTCATAGTTAATTATTTACTATGAGAATTTATGGAAATCGACTGATCCAAACCTTACCAGGAGAGTTAACTCGTCCCACCTCTGCTAAGGTCAGAGAGGCCTTATTTAATATTTGGCAAGGACAAATAGAAGGGTGTCGCTGGTTAGATTTATGTGCGGGTAATGGTTCAATGGGAGCAGAAGCATTATGTCGGGGTGCTAAGGAAGTTATTGGGATTGAAAAGTCAGGAAAAGCTTGTGCAATTATTAATGATAATTGGGGGAAAGTTGCAAACTCTGAACAGCAATTCAAAGTGATTCGAGGGGATATTATCAAAGAATTAAAAAAATTAATAGGACAAAAATTTGAGAGAATTTATTTCGATCCCCCTTATCGTAGTC
Above is a genomic segment from Crocosphaera sp. UHCC 0190 containing:
- the hisH gene encoding imidazole glycerol phosphate synthase subunit HisH translates to MSFIAVIDYDMGNLHSACKALEKAGITPKITDSPEDLANAKGIVLPGVGSFDPAVQHLRSRHLVDPIKAAIAQGKPFLGICLGLQILFDGSEEGQEPGLGIIPGMVRRFHSEPDLTIPHMGWNQLHLTQSDLSIWQGLPREPYVYFVHSYYVDPIDPQVRAAMITHGSQRVTAAIAVDNLMAVQFHPEKSSDNGLQILSNFVKLVNNS
- the rsmD gene encoding 16S rRNA (guanine(966)-N(2))-methyltransferase RsmD; the protein is MRIYGNRLIQTLPGELTRPTSAKVREALFNIWQGQIEGCRWLDLCAGNGSMGAEALCRGAKEVIGIEKSGKACAIINDNWGKVANSEQQFKVIRGDIIKELKKLIGQKFERIYFDPPYRSQLYQPVLEIITTQKLLAEQGELSVEHNPKFWLAKDLEGLEICRQKHYGNTSLTFYK